A DNA window from Impatiens glandulifera chromosome 7, dImpGla2.1, whole genome shotgun sequence contains the following coding sequences:
- the LOC124909717 gene encoding mavicyanin-like yields the protein MVNQILLIHVAFALFLGLTSTCHATTYTVGDNSGWDISTDLDTWSEGKQFVVGDYLNFQYSSTHSVCEVDKDSYDGCNTTDILQSNSDGNTTIPLSEPGDRYFVCGNRLHCFGGMKVQVHIEANNTQSSISPTSSPTGPTSPSSKSNNPPFVVSNSATITVSGLLVTRGMGHLVVGLVSFLTSFLYNG from the exons ATGGTGAACCAAATCCTCCTCATTCATGTAGCTTTTGCATTGTTTCTAGGGCTTACTAGCACATGTCACGCAACCACATACACCGTGGGCGACAACTCTGGATGGGACATTAGCACCGATCTCGACACGTGGTCTGAGGGCAAACAATTTGTTGTCGGTGATTACTTAA ATTTTCAATATTCATCCACCCACAGTGTTTGTGAAGTAGACAAAGACAGTTATGATGGGTGCAACACGACAGATATATTACAATCGAATAGTGATGGGAACACAACAATTCCACTGTCTGAACCGGGTGACCGCTACTTCGTGTGCGGTAACCGCCTCCATTGCTTTGGAGGCATGAAGGTTCAAGTTCATATTGAGGCCAACAACACTCAGTCTTCCATATCGCCAACTAGCTCTCCAACAGGGCCAACATCCCCATCTTCCAAGAGTAACAATCCACCATTTGTGGTCTCTAACTCGGCCACGATCACTGTTTCAGGCTTGTTGGTAACTAGAGGGATGGGCCATCTAGTGGTGGGACTAGTGAGTTTCTTGACTTCTTTCCTTTACAATGGTTGA
- the LOC124909718 gene encoding uncharacterized protein LOC124909718, producing MQRSTSTSKVYDEYLKYYSSSTSSEELPVVEPMADGSKKDRTRARFSENAVHLIPFILLLCALILWILSNPEIDLPSKVDQVTARVEEVSKKEAELHIDTDQTSHVIAAIDLRLDFDAGKQDDRGGGGGGSDDKKLPSIPKIKP from the exons ATGCAAAGATCAACCAGCACAAGCAAAGTTTACGACGAATACCTAAAGTACTACTCTTCCTCAACATCGTCGGAggagcttcctgttgtggagcCGATGGCCGATGGGTCCAAGAAAGACAGAACCCGAGCTCGATTCTCCGAAAATGCCGTTCATCTAATTCCTTTCATCCTCCTCCTTTGTGCCCTCATCCTTTGGATTCTCTCAAATCCAG AGATTGATCTACCATCAAAAGTTGATCAAGTAACAGCAAGAGTGGAAGAAGTGTCAAAGAAGGAGGCAGAGCTTCACATTGATACAGATCAAACAAGTCATGTCATTGCTGCCATAGATTTAAGGTTGGATTTTGATGCAGGGAAGCAAGATGATCGTGGCGGTGGCGGCGGCGGCAGCGATGATAAAAAATTACCTTCGATTCCAAAGATTAAACCTTGA
- the LOC124909720 gene encoding protein MOS2-like, with product MKLSFTKSSSKPKHQQNAFNGGSIVNHDASEKQFVTEFDPSKTLASNQRSHRLVIPPKENEWRPLKKMKNLELPLGSTDDDGIALQFEVATDTIGNGKGSNMSFGLNLRNSLKNDADVVSAGQSKPSSIETLMMQKFREDMSNLPDFVMEDYDEMPVEGFGAALLAGYGWKIMVKNLDRGRQNCHEEMEGTKEEDNSTAIDANDVGADTGAVARACGCQFDVNGVSSIVLCEE from the exons ATGAAGCTTTCCTTCACCAAGTCGTCTTCAAAGCCCAAGCATCAGCAGAATGCTTTCAACGGCGGTAGCATCGTAAACCATGATGCATCAGAGAAGCAGTTCGTCACAGAGTTCGACCCTTCTAAAACCCTAGCATCCAATCAACGTTCACACAGACTCGTGATCCCTCCTAAAGAAAACGAATGGAGACCCctcaagaagatgaagaatctcGAATTACCTCTAGGATCTACCGATGACGACGGAATCGCTCTCCAATTCGAGGTGGCCACCGACACGATTGGGAACGGCAAGGGTTCCAATATGTCGTTTGGTCTCAATCTTCGCAATTCGTTGAAGAATGATGCGGATGTTGTCTCCGCTGGACAGTCGAAACCTTCCTCAATTGAGACGCTGATGATGCAGAAATTCAGGGAGGATATGAGTAATTTGCCCGATTTTGTTATGGAGGATTATGACGAGATGCCGGTTGAGGGTTTTGGAGCCGCGTTACTTGCTGGATATGGCTG gaaaatTATGGTTAAGAACTTGGATCGGGGAAGACAAAACTGTCACGAGGAAATGGAAGGAACGAAAGAAGAAGATAATAGTACTGCTATAGACGCTAATGACGTCGGAGCCGATACTGGAGCTGTCGCGAGAGCTTGCGGTTGCCAATTTGACGTTAATGGTGTTTCATCCATTGTTTTGTGTGAAGAAtga
- the LOC124945075 gene encoding superoxide dismutase [Fe], chloroplastic, translating to MASSAVTATLLNCSIFSNDGSRGSSRKLLLWKKERICSRKNRVGGITAQVELAPPPYPLNGLEPHMSRETLDYHWGKHHRTYVDNLNKQIGGTELDGLPLEHIIIATYNKGDLLPAFNNAAQAWNHDFFWKSMKPGGGGKPTGELLELINRDFGSFERFVEEFKAAATSQFGSGWAWLAYKANKLDVGNAINPRPSEEDKKLVVVKTPNAVNPLVWDYSPLLTIDVWEHAYYLDFQNRRPNYFSVFMDKLVSWEAVSSRLEEAKERAAQRERPEDAGVVEKESSDHESVEMFLDSDAEDSDAE from the exons ATGGCTTCTTCAGCTGTTACTGCTACTTTGCTTAATTGCTCTATCTTTTCCAACGATG GTTCACGTGGGTCATCTCGGAAACTGCTCTTATGGAAAAAAGAG AGAATATGCTCGAGAAAAAATCGTGTTGGTGGTATAACAGCTCAAGTTGAACTAGCTCCTCCACCATACCCTTTG AATGGTTTGGAGCCACACATGAGCCGAGAAACACTAGATTATCATTGGGGAAAGCACCACAGGACTTATGTTGATAATTTGAACAAGCAAATTGGTGGAACAGAGCTAGATGGTTTGCCATTGGAACACATAATTATTGCCACATACAACAAGGGTGATTTGCTTCCTGCTTTCAATAATGCCGCTCAG GCATGGAACCATGATTTCTTTTGGAAGTCTATGAAACCAGGTGGTGGAGGAAAACCAACTGGGGAGCTACTAGAGTTAATCAACAGAGACTTTGGTTCTTTTGAGAGATTCGTCGAGGAGTTCAAAGCAGCAGCAACATCACAGTTTGGTTCAGGCTGGGCATGGCTTGCat ATAAAGCAAACAAACTTGATGTCGGAAATGCGATAAACCCACGCCCATCAGAAGAAGACAAGAAGTTAGTAGTGGTCAAGACTCCCAATGCTGTGAACCCCCTTGTGTGGGATTATTCA CCACTCCTCACCATAGATGTCTGGGAA CATGCTTACTACCTTGACTTCCAG AACCGAAGGCCAAATTACTTCTCAGTCTTTATGGACAAACTTGTATCGTGGGAAGCAGTCAGTTCTAGGCTGGAGGAGGCTAAGGAAAGAGCAGCCCAAAGAGAGAGACCAGAAGATGCAGGGGTGGTAGAGAAAGAGTCGTCAGACCATGAATCTGTGGAAATGTTCTTGGACAGCGATGCAGAGGATTCTGATGCTGAATGA